One segment of Calditrichota bacterium DNA contains the following:
- a CDS encoding diacylglycerol kinase family protein: MNQTPFSLRQRGESFRFAFRGLATVLREEHNARIHLVAAVGVIVAGVLFRISISEWLAVTFAIGLVFGLELINTAVERLADLVSPQRSEAIAKVKDLSAGGVLVGAMAALVIGLCVFLPKILALW, encoded by the coding sequence ATGAACCAAACCCCATTTTCCCTGCGACAGAGGGGAGAGAGCTTTCGCTTCGCTTTTCGCGGCTTGGCCACCGTGCTGCGCGAAGAGCACAACGCGCGCATTCACCTGGTGGCTGCGGTCGGGGTCATTGTGGCAGGAGTGCTGTTCCGCATCTCGATCAGCGAATGGCTGGCGGTTACCTTTGCCATCGGCTTAGTCTTCGGGTTAGAGCTGATCAACACGGCAGTGGAGCGCCTCGCCGATTTGGTGAGTCCGCAACGCAGTGAGGCGATTGCCAAGGTCAAGGATCTCTCTGCCGGGGGAGTGCTGGTGGGTGCCATGGCTGCGCTGGTGATCGGCCTGTGCGTCTTTCTGCCGAAAATCTTGGCCCTGTGGTGA